In a single window of the Candidatus Dependentiae bacterium genome:
- the pnp gene encoding polyribonucleotide nucleotidyltransferase: MNKYKKYRLDRLGLEVELGKYAKQADGAAWVKHGNNIVLTTAVVSKEQKDFVGFFPLTVEYRERTSAVGKFPGGFIKREGRLADRDVLSSRLIDRSIRPLFPETYYGDVQVISTVFSSDGKHPVDILGLLAASIALVTSRIPFLEPVGAVRVGRINGEWKTNISYEESLISDVSLTVAGIKDAIMMVEGDCKNITESELIEALTFAHEEIKLQVEWQLEIQKDFPVEKYEIVGKEKYSSLKEKIKAILPHEKVQTLFGKSKDDISDAMDNLKKFVIENFAAEIESGTITKQDVLFSLDLVFKNLLPDVIAKKGSRFDGRNFDQIRPLLIEAGILPCVHGSALFQRGETQALVSVTLGTAQDAQKEEQMFGGVIDKTFMLHYNFPPYSTGEVKPMRGLSRRDIGHGHLAESSFYNVLPDKEAFPYTIRSISDVLESNGSSSMATVCGTTLALMDAGVPIKDLVSGVAMGLIKDSSGKLHVLTDILGMEDAFGLMDFKITGTEAGIMAVQMDIKEKLGLSREVLANALEQARVGRLFLLSQMKKVLSAPRPEISKNAPRILAYKVPVDKIGAIIGPSGKNIKEIIATTGVEMDIDDDGSVRIYSKDSKSAEEALAYVKGIIGEVEIGAVYKGKIKKYIEFGIIVDIFPGKGGLIHVSSIAKNLQKDLDKRYTIDSSIDVKVIAFDRDTGRIRLVAPELQDGASGDNKHKDQK; the protein is encoded by the coding sequence ATGAATAAATATAAAAAATATAGATTAGACCGATTAGGGTTAGAAGTAGAACTTGGTAAGTACGCTAAGCAAGCTGATGGCGCTGCATGGGTTAAACATGGAAATAACATTGTTTTAACTACAGCCGTAGTTTCAAAAGAACAAAAAGATTTTGTCGGATTTTTTCCTTTGACTGTTGAATATAGAGAGAGAACTTCTGCAGTCGGAAAATTTCCTGGTGGATTTATCAAAAGAGAGGGTAGGCTAGCTGATCGTGATGTTTTAAGTTCAAGATTAATTGATAGATCTATCCGTCCTTTATTTCCAGAAACTTACTATGGTGATGTTCAGGTAATTTCTACCGTATTTTCATCGGATGGAAAGCATCCCGTTGATATTTTGGGTTTACTTGCAGCTTCTATAGCTTTAGTAACTTCAAGAATTCCATTTTTAGAACCTGTTGGAGCTGTTCGCGTTGGAAGAATAAACGGCGAATGGAAAACTAACATAAGTTATGAAGAGTCTTTGATTTCGGATGTAAGTTTGACAGTTGCAGGTATAAAAGACGCCATAATGATGGTTGAAGGAGACTGTAAAAATATAACAGAATCAGAATTAATTGAAGCTTTGACCTTTGCACATGAAGAGATAAAGCTACAAGTAGAATGGCAACTTGAGATACAAAAAGATTTTCCAGTTGAAAAATATGAGATTGTAGGAAAAGAAAAATATTCTTCTTTAAAAGAAAAAATAAAAGCAATTTTGCCTCACGAAAAAGTTCAAACGCTGTTCGGTAAATCAAAAGATGATATTTCAGATGCAATGGATAACTTGAAAAAGTTTGTAATAGAAAACTTTGCAGCAGAAATAGAATCTGGAACTATAACAAAGCAAGATGTTCTTTTTTCTTTAGATTTAGTATTTAAAAATTTACTTCCTGATGTTATTGCAAAAAAAGGTTCACGTTTTGATGGAAGAAATTTCGATCAAATTCGTCCTCTTTTAATTGAAGCAGGTATTTTACCATGTGTGCACGGATCTGCACTGTTTCAAAGAGGTGAAACTCAAGCTTTAGTTTCTGTGACTCTTGGTACAGCGCAAGATGCGCAAAAAGAAGAGCAGATGTTCGGCGGAGTTATAGATAAAACATTTATGCTTCATTATAATTTCCCTCCTTATTCTACTGGTGAAGTTAAGCCAATGCGTGGTTTGAGTCGAAGAGATATAGGACATGGACATTTAGCTGAAAGTTCATTTTATAATGTTCTTCCAGATAAAGAAGCTTTTCCATATACGATTAGATCTATTTCGGATGTTTTAGAATCTAACGGTTCATCTTCTATGGCAACCGTTTGTGGAACGACTTTAGCATTGATGGATGCGGGTGTTCCAATAAAAGATTTAGTTAGCGGAGTCGCTATGGGTCTTATTAAAGATTCTAGCGGAAAATTGCACGTTTTAACTGATATTTTGGGAATGGAAGATGCATTTGGATTGATGGATTTCAAGATAACTGGAACAGAAGCTGGAATCATGGCAGTTCAAATGGATATAAAAGAAAAATTAGGACTATCAAGAGAAGTTCTTGCTAACGCTTTAGAACAAGCAAGAGTTGGTAGATTGTTTCTTTTATCTCAGATGAAAAAAGTTTTATCAGCACCTAGACCTGAGATTTCTAAGAATGCTCCTAGAATATTGGCATATAAAGTCCCAGTAGACAAAATTGGTGCGATCATCGGACCTTCTGGTAAAAATATTAAAGAAATTATTGCAACTACCGGTGTTGAAATGGATATCGATGATGATGGGTCTGTAAGAATTTATTCTAAAGATTCAAAATCAGCAGAAGAAGCTTTAGCTTACGTAAAAGGCATTATTGGAGAAGTTGAAATTGGTGCTGTTTACAAAGGGAAAATTAAGAAATATATCGAATTTGGAATTATAGTAGATATTTTCCCTGGTAAAGGCGGCTTGATCCACGTTTCTTCAATTGCTAAAAATTTGCAAAAAGATTTGGATAAGCGATATACAATCGATTCTTCAATTGATGTAAAAGTTATAGCTTTTGATAGAGATACCGGAAGAATAAGATTAGTTGCTCCGGAGCTTCAAGATGGAGCTTCAGGTGATAATAAACATAAAGATCAAAAATAA
- a CDS encoding RNA-splicing ligase RtcB, protein MISKSDLIKLSDFLWEIPTTFRPDMKVPARFYASEKMLDDILKDRSVEQLINVSTLPGVLEKVLAMPDIHEGYGFPIGGVAAMKLPNGVISPGGIGYDVNCGVRLLLSQLTFDDAKSHFASLAREIYHQVPSGVGRGGQLKLEISDLDNVLVQGAHWMLKNNYATSQDLQRIESFGRLTNADASAISQQAKKRGFDQLGTLGAGNHFVEVDYVEEIYDENAAKTFGLYKNQLVVLIHTGSRGLGHQTATDSIRKMVQAMPKHGITLPDRELACVPFSSPEGQEYFNAMAAAANFAWANRQMITWEIRNAWHREFGSTNGELNLLYDVAHNIAKIEKHLIKGKEQDVIVHRKGATRAFPANHPEIPKEFASIGQPVIIPGSMGTASYVLAGNKGSMEQSFGSTCHGAGRKMSRTAAKKEIIGKNLRDELQERGIFIQAGSISDLAEEAPLAYKDIDDVINTVHNAGIANKVAKLKPCVVIKG, encoded by the coding sequence ATGATCTCAAAATCAGATTTAATAAAACTTTCAGACTTTTTATGGGAAATACCTACTACTTTTAGACCTGATATGAAAGTTCCAGCAAGATTTTATGCTAGTGAAAAAATGCTAGATGATATTTTAAAAGATCGCTCTGTTGAACAATTAATAAATGTCTCAACACTTCCCGGAGTTTTGGAAAAAGTTTTGGCAATGCCAGACATTCACGAAGGATACGGTTTTCCAATTGGTGGAGTTGCGGCTATGAAGCTTCCAAATGGTGTAATATCACCAGGAGGAATTGGTTATGATGTCAACTGTGGCGTAAGACTTCTTTTGTCACAATTAACATTTGATGATGCAAAATCTCATTTTGCAAGTCTAGCAAGAGAAATTTATCACCAGGTTCCATCTGGAGTAGGAAGAGGCGGACAACTAAAACTAGAAATTAGCGACCTTGATAATGTTTTAGTACAAGGCGCTCATTGGATGTTAAAAAATAATTATGCTACGTCACAAGATTTACAGCGCATAGAATCATTTGGAAGATTAACAAATGCGGATGCTTCTGCAATTTCACAGCAAGCAAAAAAAAGAGGTTTCGATCAACTTGGCACACTAGGCGCCGGAAACCATTTTGTAGAAGTTGATTATGTAGAAGAAATTTATGATGAAAACGCTGCAAAAACATTTGGTCTTTATAAAAATCAATTAGTAGTTTTAATTCACACAGGCTCTCGCGGATTAGGTCATCAAACAGCAACAGACAGCATTCGCAAAATGGTACAAGCTATGCCCAAACATGGAATAACTCTCCCTGATAGAGAACTTGCATGCGTTCCTTTTTCTTCCCCAGAAGGCCAAGAATATTTTAATGCGATGGCAGCAGCTGCAAATTTTGCATGGGCAAACAGGCAAATGATAACCTGGGAAATTCGCAACGCTTGGCATAGAGAATTTGGATCCACTAATGGCGAATTAAACTTACTTTATGATGTCGCGCATAACATAGCAAAAATAGAAAAACATTTAATTAAAGGCAAAGAACAGGACGTTATTGTACATAGAAAAGGAGCAACAAGAGCATTCCCTGCAAATCACCCTGAAATTCCAAAAGAATTTGCATCAATCGGACAACCGGTAATCATTCCTGGCAGCATGGGAACAGCGTCTTATGTTTTAGCTGGTAATAAAGGATCTATGGAACAATCTTTTGGCTCAACCTGTCATGGAGCAGGCAGAAAAATGTCACGTACCGCCGCAAAAAAAGAAATCATCGGGAAAAATCTTAGGGACGAGTTACAAGAGCGCGGAATTTTTATTCAAGCTGGTTCTATTTCCGACTTAGCAGAAGAAGCACCTTTAGCATACAAAGATATTGATGATGTAATTAATACCGTTCATAACGCTGGCATCGCAAATAAAGTTGCAAAACTTAAACCTTGCGTGGTTATTAAAGGTTAA
- the rpoC gene encoding DNA-directed RNA polymerase subunit beta': protein MLERFKEYINVSQFNAVKISLASPEKVRSLSYGEVKKIETINYRTLKPEKDGLFCARIFGPVKDWECNCGKYKRMKHRGITCEKCGVEVIQAKVRRERMGHINLVSPVCHIWYLKGIPSYLSLITGMTVKDLERVIYFDSFLVIHQGTSPYNRASVISVTEYEDYIKAHSEDIIFKAEMGGEALRLLLSMMDLNFEIRKIEEDFTTTTSAAIKSRLSRRLKVLLGLKQSNLRPEWMVLEVLPVIPPDLRPLVPLEGGRFASSDLNDLYRRVLNRNIRLKRLIELEAPDIIIKNEKRMLQESVDALIDNGRRGQPVRGSNRRPLKSLSEMLRGKQGRFRQNLLGKRVDYSGRSVIVVDPELEMHMCGLPKIMALELFKPYVYVELQRREVAANLRVAKKMVEELAPGVWDALETVVEGRPVLLNRAPTLHRLGIQAFYPILVEGKAIRIHPLVCPAFNADFDGDQMAVHVLLSKKAQKEAEVLMLSTKNIVSPAHGRPLAVPSQDMVLGLYYMTKGRKNMQGEGTVFSDIKEVVNAYQNGVISVQTFIKLRLKTGKIVNTTVGRVLLFEALPDVCEFEWINKVMKKRDLVKLVGKIHKLVGPDITAKVLDKIKNMGFSYATKAGISLKIDDLFVPESKAKIVKAGRTEVDKIEKLYRDGAITNGERYNKIVQVWAKSTEEISNDMIIGLENQDKIAVENKNKENVPFNPVFLMVDSGARGSRQQIRQLAGMRGLMAKPSGEIMETPVLANFKEGLNVFEYFISTHGARKGLADTALKTADSGYLSRRLVDVSQEVIVTTLDCGTLGNIKVTDLKVGGEVIAPLADRVYGRVAAEDIRDAFSGKLILPQGELITDEVVARIKDAEVIEIAVRSVLTCQSKRGICAKCYGVDLSKYKLVDIGMAVGVIAAQSIGEPGTQLTMRTFHIGGVASGLVEKNFHLANFEGVLEYQGVNVIKNREGQLIVMNRRAKIAILSEDGRELDVLKLNNGSILLVEDGQKVKVGQKLAQWDLNQKVIMAERAGTIQFVDLIENITYQELFDEAIRQTRKIVLERKEEKRQPYIAIVNENTEDEDMRYYLPTGAHLFVNEGDVVLPGDILAKIPRKEQKTKDIVGGLTRIAELFEARVPKDAAVISEFDGKVQFGGLHRGQRRVTITGADGEVFEYNIPRSKYLSVEDGEMVRAGDNLTMGVVNAHDILRILGPDDLQKYLVQEIQEIYLLQGVSIDDKHIELIVRQMLSKVKVVEPGDTNFVIGDRVSKTHLQEINALLVSEGKRPAVAKPILMGITKASLCTESFISAASFQETTRVLSEAAIKGQVDHLYGLKENVIIGKLIPAGTGITSFKLKYLGEDVSEYEKKAREEENLEKKLDEVSLD from the coding sequence ATACTTGAAAGGTTTAAAGAGTATATTAATGTTTCACAGTTTAATGCTGTAAAAATCAGTTTGGCTTCTCCTGAAAAAGTACGTTCATTATCTTATGGAGAAGTTAAAAAGATTGAAACTATTAACTATAGAACATTAAAACCAGAAAAAGACGGTTTATTTTGTGCTCGAATTTTTGGACCAGTAAAAGATTGGGAATGTAACTGCGGTAAATACAAGAGAATGAAGCATCGCGGAATCACATGTGAAAAGTGTGGTGTAGAGGTTATTCAAGCTAAGGTTCGAAGAGAAAGAATGGGGCATATTAATTTAGTGTCTCCTGTTTGTCATATTTGGTATTTAAAAGGTATTCCTAGCTATTTAAGCTTGATCACTGGAATGACTGTTAAAGATCTTGAAAGAGTTATCTATTTTGATAGTTTTCTTGTTATTCATCAGGGAACATCTCCTTATAATCGTGCATCTGTAATTTCGGTTACAGAATATGAAGATTATATAAAAGCTCATTCAGAAGATATTATTTTCAAAGCTGAAATGGGTGGAGAAGCTCTTAGACTCCTTCTTTCAATGATGGATTTGAATTTTGAAATCAGAAAAATTGAAGAAGATTTTACCACAACAACTTCTGCAGCTATAAAAAGTAGACTTTCAAGAAGACTTAAAGTTTTATTAGGTTTAAAACAATCAAATTTGAGACCAGAATGGATGGTTCTTGAGGTTTTACCTGTAATTCCACCAGATTTAAGACCATTGGTTCCTCTTGAAGGAGGTCGATTTGCTAGTTCGGATTTAAATGATTTGTATAGAAGAGTTTTAAATCGAAACATTCGTTTAAAAAGATTAATTGAGCTTGAAGCTCCAGATATTATTATCAAAAATGAAAAAAGAATGCTTCAAGAATCCGTTGATGCATTAATTGATAATGGAAGAAGAGGTCAACCTGTTAGAGGTTCAAACCGTCGTCCATTAAAATCTTTGAGTGAGATGCTTAGAGGTAAACAAGGACGCTTCCGTCAAAACTTGCTCGGTAAACGTGTTGACTATTCAGGTCGATCTGTAATTGTTGTTGACCCTGAGCTTGAAATGCATATGTGCGGACTTCCTAAGATTATGGCTTTGGAGCTTTTCAAACCTTATGTTTATGTAGAACTTCAAAGAAGAGAAGTTGCAGCAAATTTAAGAGTTGCAAAAAAGATGGTAGAAGAATTAGCTCCAGGCGTTTGGGATGCTTTAGAAACTGTTGTTGAAGGTAGACCGGTATTATTAAACCGTGCTCCAACTTTGCACCGTCTTGGTATTCAAGCTTTTTATCCAATTCTTGTTGAAGGAAAAGCTATAAGAATACATCCTCTTGTCTGTCCAGCATTTAACGCTGACTTTGACGGAGATCAGATGGCTGTTCACGTTCTTTTGAGTAAGAAAGCTCAAAAGGAAGCGGAAGTATTGATGCTTTCTACTAAAAATATTGTTTCCCCAGCGCACGGTCGTCCACTTGCAGTTCCTAGTCAGGATATGGTTCTTGGTTTGTATTATATGACTAAGGGTCGTAAAAATATGCAAGGAGAGGGAACGGTTTTCTCCGATATTAAAGAAGTTGTTAATGCTTATCAGAATGGTGTAATTTCCGTACAAACTTTTATAAAATTACGCTTAAAAACTGGAAAAATTGTTAATACCACGGTAGGAAGAGTATTGCTTTTCGAAGCGCTTCCCGATGTGTGTGAATTTGAGTGGATTAACAAAGTTATGAAAAAAAGAGACTTGGTTAAACTTGTTGGAAAAATTCATAAATTGGTTGGTCCTGATATCACAGCTAAAGTATTAGATAAAATAAAAAATATGGGATTTTCTTACGCTACAAAAGCAGGAATATCTCTTAAGATTGATGACTTGTTTGTTCCTGAGAGCAAAGCTAAAATTGTTAAAGCTGGACGAACAGAAGTTGATAAAATTGAAAAATTATATCGAGATGGAGCCATCACAAATGGTGAGCGATATAATAAAATTGTTCAGGTTTGGGCTAAGTCAACAGAAGAAATTTCAAACGACATGATCATTGGGCTTGAAAATCAAGATAAAATTGCCGTAGAAAATAAAAATAAAGAAAATGTGCCGTTTAATCCTGTGTTTTTGATGGTAGATTCTGGCGCGAGAGGTTCGAGACAACAAATTCGACAGCTTGCAGGAATGAGAGGATTGATGGCGAAACCTTCTGGCGAAATTATGGAAACGCCAGTTCTTGCAAACTTTAAAGAAGGTTTGAATGTTTTTGAATATTTCATTTCTACTCACGGAGCAAGAAAAGGTTTGGCTGATACAGCTCTTAAAACTGCCGATTCTGGATACTTGTCTAGAAGACTTGTCGACGTTTCTCAAGAAGTTATTGTTACAACTTTGGATTGCGGAACTTTGGGAAATATTAAAGTTACAGATTTGAAAGTTGGAGGCGAAGTAATTGCTCCTCTTGCAGATAGAGTTTATGGAAGAGTTGCTGCAGAAGATATTCGCGATGCATTCTCTGGAAAATTGATTTTACCGCAAGGAGAATTGATTACAGATGAAGTCGTTGCAAGAATAAAAGATGCAGAAGTTATAGAAATAGCAGTTAGATCTGTTTTAACTTGTCAGTCTAAACGTGGTATTTGTGCAAAGTGTTATGGAGTTGATCTTTCAAAATACAAATTGGTTGATATAGGAATGGCTGTTGGAGTTATAGCGGCGCAATCAATAGGAGAACCAGGAACACAGCTTACGATGAGAACTTTCCACATCGGAGGAGTTGCTAGCGGACTTGTTGAAAAAAACTTTCATTTAGCAAATTTCGAAGGCGTACTTGAATATCAAGGTGTTAATGTTATTAAAAATAGAGAAGGTCAGCTCATTGTGATGAACAGAAGAGCGAAAATTGCAATCTTATCCGAAGATGGAAGAGAGCTTGATGTTCTAAAGTTAAATAATGGTTCGATACTTCTTGTTGAAGATGGTCAAAAAGTAAAAGTTGGTCAAAAATTAGCTCAATGGGATTTAAACCAAAAAGTAATTATGGCTGAGCGAGCTGGAACTATTCAGTTTGTTGATTTGATTGAAAATATTACCTATCAAGAGCTTTTCGACGAAGCTATTCGTCAAACTAGAAAAATTGTTTTGGAACGAAAAGAAGAGAAACGACAACCTTATATTGCGATTGTTAACGAAAATACAGAAGATGAGGATATGCGATATTATCTTCCAACAGGAGCTCACTTGTTCGTTAACGAGGGTGATGTTGTTCTTCCGGGCGATATTTTGGCAAAGATTCCAAGAAAAGAACAAAAAACAAAAGATATTGTTGGTGGCTTGACAAGAATTGCAGAGTTGTTTGAAGCTCGTGTACCAAAAGATGCCGCTGTGATAAGTGAATTCGATGGTAAAGTGCAATTTGGTGGTTTGCATCGTGGTCAAAGAAGAGTTACTATAACCGGAGCAGATGGCGAAGTTTTCGAATACAATATTCCTAGAAGTAAGTATTTATCTGTAGAAGATGGTGAAATGGTTCGTGCGGGTGATAATCTTACTATGGGTGTTGTAAACGCACACGATATTTTGAGAATTTTAGGACCAGATGACCTTCAAAAGTATTTGGTACAGGAAATTCAGGAAATATATTTGCTTCAGGGTGTTTCTATCGATGATAAACATATAGAGCTAATAGTTCGACAAATGCTTAGCAAGGTGAAGGTTGTAGAACCTGGTGATACGAACTTTGTCATTGGAGACAGAGTAAGTAAAACACATTTACAAGAGATAAATGCACTTCTTGTTAGCGAAGGTAAGAGACCAGCTGTTGCAAAACCAATTTTAATGGGAATTACAAAAGCATCTCTTTGTACAGAAAGCTTTATATCGGCAGCATCATTCCAAGAAACAACAAGAGTTTTATCAGAGGCTGCGATTAAAGGTCAAGTAGATCATCTTTACGGCTTAAAAGAAAATGTTATCATTGGTAAATTGATCCCGGCTGGAACTGGAATTACCTCATTTAAATTAAAGTATTTAGGTGAAGATGTTTCAGAGTATGAAAAAAAGGCTAGGGAAGAAGAGAATTTAGAGAAAAAACTGGACGAAGTTTCTTTGGACTAG
- a CDS encoding 30S ribosomal protein S15 — protein MLSKERKSEIISKFAKSGKDTGSVEIQIAVITERINEISAHLNKFPKDVHSRMGLVKLVGKRRRLNIYLEKNDKMSFDKVKELLK, from the coding sequence ATGTTATCAAAAGAACGTAAATCAGAAATAATAAGTAAATTTGCAAAATCCGGAAAAGATACCGGTTCTGTAGAGATTCAAATAGCTGTTATTACAGAAAGAATTAATGAAATATCCGCACACTTGAATAAATTTCCAAAAGATGTTCATTCAAGAATGGGATTAGTTAAATTAGTTGGAAAAAGACGCCGATTAAACATATATCTTGAAAAAAACGATAAAATGTCGTTTGATAAGGTTAAAGAATTATTAAAGTAA